The genomic interval GAAAGACTGAGTCACCTGGTAATGAATAAAACACCTGCTGAAAGACTGAATCACCTGGTAATGAATAAAACACCTGGTGAAAGACTGAGACACCTGGTAATGAATAAAACACCTGCTGAAAGACTGAGTCACCTGGTAATGAATAAAACACCTGGTGAAAGACTGAGTCACCTGGTAATGAATAAAACACCTGGTGAAAGACTGAGTCACCTGGTAATGAATAAAACACCTGCTGAAAGACTGAGTCACCTGGTAATGAATAAAACACCTGGTGAAAGACTGAATCACCTGGTAATGAATAAAACACCTGCTGAAAGACTGAATCACCTGGTAATGAATAAAACACCTGGTGAAAGACTGAATCACCTGGTAATGAATAAAACACCTGGTGAAAGACTGAGACACCTGGTAATGAATAAAACACCTGGTGAAAGACTGAATCACCTGGTAATGAATAAAACACCTGCTGAAAGACTGAGACACCTGGTAATGAATAAAACACCTGGTGAAAGACTGAGAAAGATGGAGACAGTATGGAGGTAGTCTAGAGGCAGCATAGAGACAGTCTGGAGGCGGTATAGTGAGGTAGACATtcgggagacagggggagacagtgggagaggcatcgggagatggagagacagtgggagacgggggttgcatcactgcctggtacggcaactgctcggcctccgaccgcaaggcactacagcgggtagtgcgtacggcccagtacatcaccggggccaagcttcctaccatccaggacctctataccaggcggtgtcagaggaagcccctaaaaattgtcaaagactccagccaccctagtcatagactgttctctctgctaccgcacggcaagcggtaccggagcaccaagtctaggatcaagaggcttcttaacagcttctaccccccaagccataagactcctgaacagctcatcaaatggctacccagactatttgcattgccccctccccttctacactgctgctaccctcttattatctatgcatagtcactttaatatctttacctacatgtacatattaccttaattacctcaacaccggtgcccctgcacattgactctgtaccggtaccccctgtatatagcctccacattgactctgtaccggtaccccctgtatatagcctccacattgactctgtaccggtaccccctatatatagcctccacattgactctgtaccggtaccccctgtatatagcctccacattgactctgtaccggtaccccctgtatatagcctccacattgactctgtaccggtacccccctgtatatagcctccacattgactctgtaccggtacccccctgtatatagcctccacattgactctgtaccggtaccccctgtatagagcctccacactgactctgtaccggtaccccctgtatatagcctccacattgactctgtaccggtaccccctgtatatagtctccacactgactctgtaccggtaccccctgtatatagcctccacattgactctgtaccggtaccccctgtatatagcctccacattgactctgtaccggtaccccctgtatatagcctccacattgactctgtaccggtaccccctgtataaagcctcgctattgttattttactgctagtctttaattatttaaaaaatgtacttatctatttttttacttaacacttatttttcttaaaactgcattgtttgttaagggcttgtaagtaagcatttcactgtaaggtctattacacatgttgtattcggtgcatgtgacaaatacaatctgatttgatttgagaggtCAGGTTTGTGCCCCAGTGAACGAACAGGCCTCATAGTAGAGGATGTGTTACAGACATACTCAGGCTTACTCAGCATTTATCACTCAAACTCTTTATTGCAcactgtgtgcgtttgtgtggttTAACATAAAGCATTTTACGTCATTAGCGTGTTGATCAGAAATGCTTAATCATAACAGTTTCATGTGTTCTTCTCACCTACAACGCTGACCTATAGATCATCCAACAGCCGTCATCACTTACCATTGAACACTGTAAGAACAAGATCAGAGAGAAGATAAGATGGAGAGAAGATAAGATGGAGAGAAGATAAGATGGAGAGAAGAACAAGAGAAGacatccctctgtctgtctctctctctgtctctctgtctctctgtctctctgtctctctctctctctctctctctctctctctgtctctctctctctcccctctctctgtctctctgtctctctctgtctgtctttctcgctatgtctctctctctttgtctctctctcagttcaatgggctttattggcattggacacatatgttaacattgccaaagcaagtgaaatagataataaataaaagttaaataaacaataaacattgCACTTACAGAATTTCCAATAGGAATAGAGACactacaaatgtcatattatgtctatatacagtgttgtaacgatgtgcaaatagttaaagtacaaaagggaaaataaataaacataaatatgggttgtatttacaatggtgtttgttcttcactggttgaccttttcttgtggcaacaggtcacaaatcttactgctgggatggtacactgtggtatttcacccagtagatatgggagtttatcaaaattgggtttgttttctaattctttgtggatctgtgtaatctgagggaaatatgtctctctaatatggtcctacatttggcaggaggttaggaagtgcagctcagtttccacctcattttgtgggcggtgtgctcatagcctgtcttctcttgagagccaggtctgccaacgacagcctttctcaatagcaaggctatgctcattgagtctctctcatctttctgacttccccctctctctctgtctctctctctctctcggtctctctgtctctctctctctcggtctctctgtctctctctctctgtctctcaattcaattcaattcaattgactttattgacatggtaagttcgttattacttacattgtcaaagtatacatatcgaaaaataaaaatcaaatatatatgtatatatatacaaaatatatatatatgtatatataaataaatggtgggaccaacagcaataataatagtagtagtggacatgggataagttcattattacttagattgtcaaagtatacatatcgaaaaatataaataaaataaaaatatatatgtataatatatatttatatgtaaataaatggtgggaccaacagcaataataatagtagtagtggacatgggattaccattaacaacaactacaacaacaatattaatcagaacaacaataaatttacacaacagtagttgtagtagtttctctctctctgggtagtctctctctctgggcctctctctctgtctctctctctctctgggcctctctctctctctgggcctctctctctctctgggcctctctctctctctgtctctctctctctgggcctctctctctgggcctctctctctctctgggcctctctctctctctgggcctctctctctgtctctctctctctctgggcctctctctctctctgggcctctctctctctctgtctctctctctctgggcctctctctctctctgggcctctctctctgtctctctctctctgggcctctctctctctctctgtctctctctgtctctctctctctgggcctctctctctctctctgtctctctctctctgggcctctctctctctctgtctctctctctctgggcctctctctctctctgtctctctgtctctctctgtctctctctctctgggcctctctctctctctctgtctctctctgtctctctctctctgggcctctctctctctctctgtctctctctctctgggcctctctctctctctctgtctctctctctctgggcctctctctttgtctctctctctctctgtctctctctctctgggcctctctcaattcaattcaattcaattcaaggggctttattggcatgggaaacatatgttaacattgccaaagcaaatgaggtagataatatacaaaagtgaaataaacaatacaaattaacagtaaacattacactcacagaagtttcaaaagaataaagacattacaaatgtcaaatgtctctctctctcgtggttTTTCCCACTTATTGTGGCTCCTATCTTGCTGCTCCAAATGTCAACAACCTTTTCAACCAGCAAAGGAAATACAGTGTCTGGGGCCCGTGGACAACTGAAACATGGTGACTGGCAGAACCAAAACCGCCCTGACAGCCCCCCCCCAACCGCTATCCTTTGGTTAGCGCTTTTTGCGCTGCCTCTACTCTGTGGGGTTATCAGATGGGGACATAACAGTAGTTCTCCTAAAAGTCCCAGCAGCAAAACATTTGCCCGTTTATGACCCCGGCACAACAGATAGCAACCGTCTCTTGCGAAGAGACACTCTCTGTGCTACAAAGAACCAGATAAAAGGTCTCACACAATGGTGTGATGTGTCAAGATTTTATGCTCAGGGAGAACAAGTCATAAAGCTATCAGAACAacacctctctgtatctctctctcaattcaattcaattcaattcaattcaattcaattcaaggggctttattggcatgggaaacatgtgttaacattgccaaagcaagtgaggtagataatatacaaaagttaaatgaacaataaaaattaacagtaaacattacacatatagaagtttcaaaacaataaagacatcacaaatgtcatattgtatatatacagtctctctctctctctgggcctctctctctgtctctctgtctctctgtctctctgtctctctctctctgtcgctctctctctgggcctctctctctctctctctgtctctctgtctctctctctctctctgtcgctctctctctgggcctctctctctgtctctctgtctctctctctctctctctctctctctctctctgtctctctctctctctctctctgtcgctctctctctgggcctctctctctctctctctctctctctctctctctctctgtctctctgtctctctgtctctctctctctctctgtcgctctctctctgggcctctctctctcagctgtgtagtgctagggcaaaaactaaaATACGTTTAGGTTATTTCAAATATTTGAAATatatttgtctctctgtctcccaccgTCTAATCCAACCTTGTCGTAATTCAGCAGATTATCTAAACATCCCAATATTTgtaaacaaaatacattttgaggaCTTTAATCGGAAACACTGTGGAAAATGTCTGAATTGTTTATTAGTTATTAAAACTGTATAGAACGTGAGATCATTTATCAGAAAGGCCAACGTATAtgattacacacagagagcttgACAAACCTAGACAGCAGCCTTTAAATCAGTGGGAGGCCACTAGAGTCACCGCAAATTGACCACAAGCAAGCCCCCTCAAAAAAatagattgtatttgaaaataacaataatttcattgattacattgagacacgatCACATACAGCTTCTATTTTTATCTCTggaaatacttgggaacagaacTTCTTTTTGCCGAATTCTTGGGGATTTTACAGTCTTTTTTCAACCAAAAAAATAAAATCTTTAATTATTATTCATTGAAATCACTTATTTTTATCAGTCTGTTGCTGACCCTGCATTAAATAATATAATGATAGAATTGTCCTCAAGGGATAAATAAAGCCGTTTGAATGACTTTAATTGATGCACAATTTATGAACATGCTAGTCATATGAAGACATAACAATTAAAATACacagagtggacaaaacattaagaacaccttcctaatattgaattgccctcagaacagcctcacttcgtcgggtcatggactctacaaggtgtcgaaagcgttccacagggatgttggcccatgttgactccagtgcttcccacagttgtgtcaagttggctggatgtcctttgggtggtggactattattgatacacacaggaaactgttgagtgtgaaaaacccagcaacgttgcagttcttgacacaaaccggtgcgcctggcacctactaccaaacctccgttcaaaggcacttaaatctgttgtcttgtccattcaccttctgaatgacacacatacacaatccatgtttaagggcttacaaatccttctgtaacccgtctcctccccctcatctacactgattaaagtggatttaacaagtgacatcaataagggatcatatctttcacctggtcagtctatgtcacggaaaggagcaggtgttcttaatgttttgtcagtGACGCTGAATCGTTGAGATTAGCACTAGGAAAGCAGAACGCTGTCATGACGGACAGAAACACTCACAAAGCAAATTTAACAGAAATAAATGACTTGCATCTTTTCTGATACGTGTAGAAATATCTATTTATATCTATGTATTTAATTACCTATACCAGGAACTCCATCTCTCTATTTCTGTCCAAGGTCTTAAAAGACATGAGCGAGTGAATATGAaatgaggaggaaaggaggagtgaGCTGTCTCTCATTACACACTCAGAACTTTCCCTAACGCAATAAACATGTAAATGACTGAATATGTTACATCATAAAACATCAAGTGTGAGGAGTTAACCCTAGTACTGCCAGGAACTCCCTCCCCCCCTTAACCCCCATCACCAGATCACATGACCAACTGTGTTCGCCTCACAGAGGAAATAGGTGAGGTGTTTCTCAGGGTATAAATGATGAGGGGTTTTAGGCCAGAGTACACATGctctcctgtctgctcctcaAGAGGACAACCACAACCAGCACACTCCAATAACAGAGGACAACCACAACCAGAAGTTGAGTGTGGAACCAATAGACTGCAGGACCAGTTGAGTGTGGAACCAATAGACTGCAGGACCAGTTGAGTGTGGAACCAATAGACTGCAGGACCAGTTGAGTGTGGAACCAATAGACTGCAGGACCAGTTGAGTGTGGAACCAATAGACTGCAGGACCAGTTGAGTGTGGAACCAATAGACTGCAGCACCAGTAGACTCCAGGATGTCTCCCTACTGTCTCCTCCTATCCGTGCTGCTAGCTGCAGCGCTGCAGTGTGAGCATGCCCAGAGCAGACGTGTGACATGCTTCGACCGCTGCTGCTCCTTCATAGAGGGCTTCCCCGTCAGACTGAAGGAACTCCGCATCGCCTTCTCCACCATCAGAGACTACTACGTAAGCTCTCTCTGTACACTATACTGCATATATAAGTACTacatatatactatactacatatAGAAgtactacatatatactgtactacCCTTATATATATGTgaatatactatactactacgTAAGGGTCAGGGTCACTTGGTTCCAGTGTCAACTCTCTTTAAGGGGGTCCGGGGCCATGCCCCCCGTGAGAAATACatctctatatacacacacacacacacacacacacacacacacacacacacacacacacacacacacacacacacacacacacacacacatagctatGAAATGGTTATATCTGGTGAATTTAAGGGAAAATACATCCCCCTCCCAAATAAAATCTTATAATTTTGTCAAATTATACCCTTATCACAACTGAAACACTATATAATTTTTCTTATTGCTTTAAACTTCGTTCAGACAGTCGCCCACCAAGCTCAAACAATAGACTTCACAAATACATAGCAACAAATCATTGTCATTCACaatcaagtaaaaaaaaacaacatacATATTCAATAACAGTCAATAACCAGTTGCAACTTTATACAatgatggatatatatatatatatatatatatataaagggcTCAGCTCTTGAATTGAGACTAAAGGACTCAGCTCTTGAATTGAGACTAAAGGACTCAGCTCTTGAATTGAGACTAAAGGACTCAGCTCTTGAATTGAGACTAAAGGACTCAGCTCTTTAGTCTCAATTCACTTAAATGCACCAAATACCTGTTGAGGCATATTGTTTTTCTATCTATGGTAAGCAGCTTGTCCTGGTGGAAATGACAGAAAAGCAACGTGCTTCAATCTGTTTTGTATCATTGTTGAGCGTAGCCATGTCTTCAATCTCCATGACAACCAAATTAAATCAGAATGCAGGCAAACGACATTTGTTACCGTCAGGCTACAGTCAAGCCAAGATGAGGAGTTGAACCGGTAGGTCCAGTCTGTGCGTGATGTAAATTGCTGTGTAATGTGCTTTACCAGACTGCCTTATAACTCCGATGACCTGTTGATCCTCAACatgaagtcgctctggataagagcgtctgctaaatgacttaaatgtaaatgtaaacatggACAGTGACTGACTGTCTCTGACCCCTTGCCATGACAACCAAATGAAATCAGAACACAGGCAACATCTGTTTCGTTATAGCACTTGGTAGTGATTGGACGATTGATACCGGAGCTCCGATGCTAGTTTCAAAGTAACTACTGATCCGTCACAATGTACCGATGCTAGTTTCAAAGCAACTACTGATCCGTCACAATGTACCGATGCTAGTTTCAAAGTAACAGTATCACTTAATCAATGATGTCCGAAGCTTCGTTTTTTTGATCACGTGGTTGCAAAATCCCATTGATTTCGCTGTGTGTTCCGGTGCTTCCTTTGATTCCAAGTTCCTTTCAAAACACCGACCTCTACTTGACACGGTACTTACAATGCAGTTAGGATTTGTTCATGGAATGTCACCTGAACAGTAGCTCAACAGGTAGAGAGAAGACCTCGGGGACCCCGAACACTCACTGACGACAGAGAATTGGGTCAAATCCCAGCAAGACATGTTACATTGTTGTTCAAACCATGTGTTTAGTAAAGTAGAAGCTTCTGTCCTAAATAGTGGCATAGTTTCAGTTTTTgacagcaaaaataaataaatcattgatAGTAGGCAACTAACCACTACGCCAGAGACTTGATGAATATTGTGGAAGTGGAAGCATTTCACTCTACCGTTTACATTCACTATGTCCTGTGCACGCGATGAACAAACGTTGATTTGATACAAACCAAGCATCAGGATACAGAGTTTAAACTGGGCTTGTTTGTCGTCTGCAGGAGGCTAATGACGAGCTGGAGACATCCCTGCTGGACGAAGGGATTCTACACCACTTGAAGGTGAGTTGACATTATTCTGTCTATTCTAACAGCAGTTTCCCCCGGATGGAACGGTTCGAGACACTTCAGGACCAGGATACATGTTCAATCCATTCCTGAGTTAGAAGTGACATGAATATTAAGAAAATACCCTGATGGTTATACTGGTTATACTAGTTATACTGATGGCTAAACTAGTTATACTGATGGCTATACTAGTTATACGGATGGCTATACTAGTTATACTGATGGTTATACTAGTTATACGGATGGCTATACTAGTTATACTGATGGTTATACTAGTTATACTGATGGCTATACTAGTTATATTGATGGCTTTACTGGTTATACTGATGGCTATACTAGTTATACTGATGGTTATACTAGTTATACTGATGGCTATACTAGTTATATTGATGGCTATACTAGTTATATTGATGGTTATACTAGTTATACTGATGGCTATACTAGTTATACTGATGGTTATACTAGCTATACTGATAACTATACTAGTTATACTGATGGCTATACTAGTTATACTGATGGTTATACTAGTTATACTGATGGCTATACTGGTTATACTGATGGCTATACTAGTTATATTGATGGTTATACTAGTTATACTGATGGCTATACTGGTTATACTGATGGTTATACTGATGGCTATACTAGTTATACTGATGGCTATACTAGTTATACTGATGGTTATACTAGTTATACTGATGGCTATACTAGTTATACTGATGGCCATACTAGTTATACGGATGGCTATACTAGTTATACTGATGGCTATACTAGTTATACTGATGGCTATACTAGTTATACTGATGGCTATACTAGTTATATTGATGGTTATACTAGTTATACTGATGGCTATACTAGTTATACTGATGGCTATACTAGTTATACTGATGGTTATACGAGTTATACTGATGgctatactagttatactagttaTACTGATGGTTATACTAGTTATACTGATGGCTATACTAGTTATACTGATGGCTATACTAGTTATACTGATGCTTATACTAGTTATACGGATGGCTATACTAGTTATACTGATGGTTATACTAGTTATACTGATGGTTATACGAGTTATACTGATGGCTATACTAGTTATACTGATGgctatactagttatactagttaTACTGATGGCTATACTAGTTATACGGATGGCTATACTAGTTATACTGATGGCTATACTAGTTATACTGATGGTTATACTAGTTATACTGATGGCTATACTAGTTATACTGATGGCTATACTAGTTATACTGATGGTTGTACTAGTTATACTGATGGCTATACTAGTTATACTGATGGCTATACTAGTTATATGGATGGCTATACTAGTTATACTGATGGTTATACTAGTTATACTGATGGCTATACTAGTTATACGGATGGCTATACTAGTTATACTGATGGCTATACTAGTTATACTGATGGTTATACTAGTTATACTGATGGCTATACTAGTTATACTGATGgttatactagttatactagttatactgtagtagttCCATGCCAAATAGTGTTGGTTTTATTAACAGAGATGTATTTTTGAAATCCAATGTACTCCAAGAGTTGCTGGATAGTTTCCTCAGTATAATTACCTTATCTTCAGTTAGGGTTAGCTATAATGACCTTATCTTCAGTTAGGGTTAGCTATAATGACCTTATCTTCAGTTAGGGTTAGCTATAATGACCTTATCTTCAGTTAGGGTTAGCTATAATGACCTTATCTTCAGTTAGGGTTAGCTATAATTACCTTATCTccagttagggttagttagttacgTTCCTCTCTCCGTCAGTATGATATTAATGATGTAGTTTCCTCATCAGAGCCCGGTGGGATGTCACGCTATGGACAGCATTCTGAAGTTCTATCTCGACACGGTGTTGCCCACCGCCATGAACAACAGGACACAGAACAACAACGACTTTAAATCTCCCATCGACTCCATCGGAAACATCTTCCACGAGCTGAAGAAAGATATCGTCCAATGCGTAAGTAGCCTGTCCCGATACGTAGCCTGCCAAAAATTATCTGCTGTTAGGGGGTTCTCGTCCAATTCGTAAGTAGTCTGTCCCGATATGTAGCCTGCCCATACATTCTCTGCAGTTAGGGAGTTCTCGTCCAATGCGTAAGTAGTCTGTCCCGATATGTAGCCTGCCCATACATTCTCTGCAGTTAGGGGGTTCTCGTCCAATGCGTAAGTAGCCTGTCCCGATATGTAGCCTGCCCATACATTCTCTGCAGTTAGGGAGTTCTCGTCCAATGCGTAAGTAGTCTGTCCCGATATGTAGCCTGCCCATACATTCTCTGCAGTTAGGGGGTTCTCGTCCAATGCGTAAGTAGCCTGTCCCGATATGTAGCCTGCCCATACATTCTCTGCAGTTAGGGGGTTCTCGTCCAATGCGTAAGTAGCCTGTCCCGATACGTAGCCTGCCCATACATTCTCTGCAGTTAGGGGGTTCTCGTCCAATGCGTAAGTAGTCTGTCCCGATATGTAGCCTGCCCATACATTCTCTGCAGTTAGGGGGTTCTATgattatctaatcaagatatgtgTTGTATTTTTCAtgcattttttttatacattttaaaatgtatattcCACTAACAAAAAATGACAATGCAATccatttaatcccactttgtaacagaacaaaatgtgaatactttctgaaggcactgtatataatctGGTCCTATATAGTCCTATATAATCTGGTCCAATATAATCTGGTCCTATATAATCTGGTCCTATATAGTCTGGTCCTATATAATATGGTCCTACATAATCTGGTCCTATATAATCTGGTCCTATATAATCTGGTCCTATATAATCTGGTCCTATATAGTCTGGTCCtatataacctggtcctatataacctggtcctatatAATCTGGTCCTATATAATCTGGTCCTATATAGTCTGGTCCTATATAATCTGGTCCTATATAATCTGGTCCTATATAATCTGGTCCTATATAATCTGGTCCTATATAATTTGGTCCTATATAATCTGGTT from Salvelinus fontinalis isolate EN_2023a chromosome 18, ASM2944872v1, whole genome shotgun sequence carries:
- the LOC129815831 gene encoding interleukin-10-like, with the translated sequence MSPYCLLLSVLLAAALQCEHAQSRRVTCFDRCCSFIEGFPVRLKELRIAFSTIRDYYEANDELETSLLDEGILHHLKSPVGCHAMDSILKFYLDTVLPTAMNNRTQNNNDFKSPIDSIGNIFHELKKDIVQCRNYFSCKKPFDINEFISSYKKMQDKGLYKAMGELDLLFNYIEEYLVSKRRKH